A genome region from Erigeron canadensis isolate Cc75 chromosome 3, C_canadensis_v1, whole genome shotgun sequence includes the following:
- the LOC122591988 gene encoding serine/threonine-protein phosphatase 7 long form homolog, which translates to MEEREELMVSLNPTKTHDPTRKSGLFLKPTSTFTKLGKPLYPNHYCEKKNRSLSVSFSGWRTQQRCGKWKEWVDSMHALHKSTWKKAGIYEAVLNSCYEIKKDDNLILGFVQKWCDETKSFVFSWGEVTVTLEDMMVIGGYSVLGDSVDCAIVNEDLVKVLEKLNEARTELSRSTRRRADPFGWMKKFKDSGSDIEHEAFLISWLCRFVFPSSTIVKHVLTIGIHLARGVKLALAPAVLASIYRDLSLLKDKMVDSKDYDHNHETAATVCAPFQFVQIWIWERFPKLRPNPSYSCMPRFAKWDKKSPVKDVSSFVGSALEEFCWQPYGEDIIDHSVLSKVYQDVGKWVNVDVCLDEGLESWARCLRVSELVGMDGNCMEQYLPHRVAMQFGMNQDVPGDVVRANETSEIAWKFYSRPVKDAKLYIPSRVSEPHVTARYLEWRNKSTGSCKLLPQLCDDEGINLVEDESRTEGSEDAMGNNDGGGGGYGIYDDNDDADGGDDEDDKINALGSKLEARIGKLEEVFQYLKAKKQKVI; encoded by the coding sequence ATGGAAGAAAGAGAGGAACTTATGGTATCACTAAACCCCACAAAAACCCATGACCCGACCCGAAAATCCGGCTTGTTTCTAAAACCCACTTCTACTTTCACAAAGCTTGGGAAACCCCTTTACCCAAATCattattgtgaaaaaaaaaatcgttcTTTAAGTGTTTCATTCAGTGGGTGGAGAACACAACAAAGGTGTGGGAAATGGAAAGAATGGGTTGATAGTATGCATGCTTTGCATAAGTCCACTTGGAAAAAAGCCGGAATTTACGAAGCCGTGTTGAATTCGTGTTACGAGATTAAGAAAGATGATAACTTGATTCTTGGGTTTGTTCAAAAATGGTGTGATGAGACTAAAAGTTTTGTGTTTAGCTGGGGAGAAGTTACGGTTACATTGGAAGATATGATGGTTATTGGTGGTTATTCTGTTTTGGGTGATTCTGTGGACTGTGCCATCGTAAACGAGGATTTGGTGAAGGTTTTAGAGAAACTGAATGAAGCAAGGACTGAGTTATCAAGATCTACAAGAAGAAGAGCTGATCCTTTTGGATGGATGAAGAAATTCAAAGATAGTGGAAGCGATATCGAGCATGAAGCATTTCTTATATCGTGGTTATGCAGGTTCGTTTTCCCTTCATCGACCATTGTGAAACATGTTCTCACCATCGGTATTCATTTAGCTCGAGGGGTTAAACTTGCTCTTGCACCTGCTGTTCTTGCTAGCATTTATAGAGATTTAAGCttgttaaaagataaaatggtTGATTCTAAAGATTATGATCACAACCATGAGACTGCGGCTACTGTTTGCGCTCCTTTTCAATTTGTTCAAATTTGGATTTGGGAGAGATTTCCAAAGCTTAGGCCTAATCCTAGTTATAGTTGCATGCCAAGATTTGCTAAATGGGACAAGAAGTCGCCTGTAAAGGATGTTAGTTCATTTGTTGGTTCTGCATTGGAAGAATTTTGTTGGCAACCTTATGGTGAAGATATAATTGACCATTCGGTGTTGTCGAAGGTGTATCAAGATGTGGGAAAGTGGGTCAACGTTGATGTTTGTTTAGATGAAGGATTGGAGTCATGGGCTCGTTGTTTGAGAGTTTCTGAGTTAGTTGGCATGGATGGGAACTGTATGGAACAATATTTACCCCATAGAGTTGCAATGCAATTTGGGATGAACCAAGATGTTCCTGGTGATGTGGTCCGAGCCAATGAAACTTCTGAAATCGCCTGGAAATTTTACTCTCGTCCAGTTAAAGATGCTAAGTTGTACATTCCATCACGAGTTTCTGAACCTCATGTCACTGCTAGATACTTGGAATGGCGCAATAAGTCAACTGGCTCATGTAAATTGTTGCCTCAGCTGTGTGACGatgaaggtataaacttggtgGAAGATGAATCAAGAACAGAAGGTTCTGAAGATGCTATGGGTAATaacgatggtggtggtggtggttatggTATTTATGACGACAATGATGATGCTGATGGTGGTGATGACGAAGATGACAAGATTAATGCATTAGGATCTAAACTTGAAGCAAGAATTGGTAAACTTGAGGAagtatttcaatatctcaaaGCTAAAAAACAGAAGGTGATATAA